In the Helicobacter typhlonius genome, one interval contains:
- a CDS encoding CoA-binding protein gives MSQHLNDEAKYKILCNAKTIVIVGLSPNEYKPSYEVAQYLIENGYNIIPIYPRGGEILGCKVYTSLPQALQSLAHDNQKCDIINIFRKSEALPVVLDEVCALKHNNAYDTIFSSSLCVWVQLGLTSQEARQKAQECNILYEEDSCIKLEHQRLFALK, from the coding sequence ATGAGCCAACATCTTAACGATGAAGCAAAGTATAAGATTCTATGTAATGCAAAGACCATAGTCATCGTGGGCTTAAGCCCTAATGAGTATAAGCCAAGCTATGAAGTAGCACAATATCTTATTGAAAATGGCTATAATATTATCCCTATTTATCCACGAGGTGGGGAGATTCTAGGCTGTAAAGTCTATACCTCACTGCCCCAAGCTCTACAATCCCTCGCACACGATAATCAAAAATGCGACATCATCAATATTTTTAGAAAAAGCGAGGCACTGCCTGTAGTGCTAGATGAGGTTTGTGCGCTCAAACATAACAACGCTTATGACACGATTTTTTCGTCTAGTCTTTGTGTATGGGTGCAGCTAGGACTCACAAGCCAAGAAGCGAGGCAAAAGGCGCAAGAATGCAATATTTTATATGAGGAAGATAGCTGTATTAAGCTCGAACATCAAAGGCTTTTTGCGCTTAAATAG
- the rpsR gene encoding 30S ribosomal protein S18 — protein sequence MEKKKYSKRYCRYTEAKLEFIDYKDIDMLKHSLSERYKIMPRRLTGNTKRWQERVEVAIKRARHMALIPYIVDRKKVVESPFKF from the coding sequence ATGGAAAAGAAAAAATACTCAAAACGATACTGCCGATACACAGAGGCGAAGCTTGAATTTATCGACTACAAGGATATAGATATGCTCAAGCATTCTCTATCAGAGCGATACAAGATTATGCCAAGACGTCTTACAGGCAATACAAAACGTTGGCAAGAGCGCGTAGAGGTGGCGATTAAACGCGCAAGACATATGGCACTTATCCCCTATATCGTGGATAGAAAAAAGGTTGTTGAATCTCCTTTTAAATTCTAA
- a CDS encoding single-stranded DNA-binding protein codes for MYNKVIMLGNLTRDVELRYLPSGSALATIGLASNRRFKKQDGSQGEEVCFVDVKLFGRSAEIANQYLRKGSKVLIEGRLTYETWSDQSGAKRSKHTITAETMQMLDSKPTGDSANFTQGEYGGNASYGNNNQAQNYGTSYNSGGYNNGGNYGGGNAAAGNYTQNIPEINIDEDEIPF; via the coding sequence ATGTATAATAAGGTAATTATGCTAGGAAATCTCACGCGTGATGTGGAACTAAGATATTTGCCTAGTGGAAGTGCTCTAGCGACTATCGGTTTAGCAAGTAATCGCAGATTCAAAAAGCAAGACGGCTCTCAAGGCGAGGAAGTATGCTTTGTCGATGTGAAGCTTTTTGGCAGGAGTGCTGAAATAGCAAATCAATATTTGCGTAAAGGCAGTAAGGTGCTTATTGAAGGGCGTTTGACTTATGAAACTTGGAGCGACCAAAGCGGTGCGAAAAGGAGCAAACACACCATTACAGCAGAAACTATGCAAATGCTTGATAGCAAACCAACAGGAGATAGCGCAAACTTCACGCAGGGTGAATATGGTGGCAATGCTTCATATGGCAACAACAATCAGGCACAAAATTATGGCACTAGTTATAATAGTGGTGGCTATAACAATGGTGGGAATTATGGCGGTGGTAATGCGGCAGCAGGAAACTACACGCAAAATATCCCTGAAATCAATATCGATGAAGATGAAATACCTTTCTAA
- the rpsF gene encoding 30S ribosomal protein S6 — MKFYETMFILKPTLVEEEIKTQITFFKDVISKNGGEIETCLDMGMRNLAYEIKKNKRGYYYVIYFKAQPQLIKEIERNYRINENVLRFIVIKYENKKEQKAWQSLVNKANGKTDKPKAQKAAKEEVSAQATQEDSQ; from the coding sequence ATGAAATTCTACGAAACGATGTTTATCTTGAAGCCTACGCTTGTAGAAGAAGAGATAAAGACACAGATTACATTTTTTAAAGATGTGATTAGCAAAAATGGTGGCGAGATTGAAACTTGCCTTGATATGGGTATGCGTAACCTCGCTTATGAAATCAAAAAGAATAAGCGCGGATATTACTATGTGATTTATTTCAAAGCACAACCGCAGTTGATTAAGGAGATTGAGCGCAATTATCGCATCAATGAAAATGTTTTGCGCTTTATCGTCATTAAATACGAAAATAAAAAAGAACAAAAAGCGTGGCAAAGCCTCGTCAATAAGGCAAATGGTAAGACAGACAAGCCAAAAGCTCAAAAAGCTGCAAAAGAGGAAGTCTCGGCACAAGCCACACAAGAGGATTCTCAATAA
- the holA gene encoding DNA polymerase III subunit delta has product MYKDKLDTLLKQSAPRVSFLYGNSFLVGYYSRKIAHCLKSEEKITFYFDEYNTNNINALLSQGSLFGSSSLVVLKINHKLNKADVGLFLESLCHNTQNALIIEYYQAPNKSQTDYARDCKVCAGHFKHPKIPKDSLVEVRFFEPTIGECMEFMRQRSKELGLKANDKILNQILLLQNSDIALALSELEKFIVYKDKPLEPNDVNLLCDGIASFSVSELCYAIMDKKPFIEILQSIYDEGINEIAMISEIQRFFYQLFLFYAFIRIKGTPNAKEILGYPPPLDTATRLTRYCIRLREIEYIAIFELLSSWRYEVSKGKQRQSMNTLIKIQEMIR; this is encoded by the coding sequence ATGTATAAAGATAAACTTGATACGCTCTTAAAACAATCCGCTCCACGCGTGAGTTTTTTATATGGTAATAGCTTTTTAGTGGGCTATTATAGTAGAAAAATTGCTCATTGTTTAAAAAGTGAGGAAAAGATAACTTTTTACTTTGATGAATATAATACAAATAATATCAATGCTTTGCTTTCACAAGGCTCACTTTTTGGCTCTAGCTCACTTGTAGTGCTAAAAATTAATCATAAACTCAACAAGGCTGATGTGGGGCTGTTTCTCGAATCTCTTTGCCACAATACCCAAAATGCGCTCATCATAGAGTATTACCAAGCCCCAAATAAATCTCAAACCGATTATGCAAGAGATTGCAAGGTATGTGCGGGGCATTTCAAACACCCAAAGATTCCTAAAGATAGCCTTGTAGAAGTGCGATTTTTTGAGCCAACTATTGGCGAGTGTATGGAGTTTATGCGTCAAAGGAGCAAAGAGCTGGGATTAAAAGCAAATGATAAGATTCTAAACCAAATCCTACTTTTGCAAAATAGCGATATTGCCCTTGCGCTTAGTGAATTAGAAAAATTTATTGTCTATAAAGACAAACCGCTTGAACCAAATGATGTGAATCTGCTCTGTGATGGCATAGCGAGTTTTAGCGTAAGTGAGCTGTGCTATGCGATTATGGATAAAAAACCTTTTATAGAAATCCTGCAAAGTATTTATGATGAGGGCATTAATGAAATAGCAATGATTAGTGAGATTCAAAGATTTTTTTATCAGCTCTTTTTGTTTTATGCCTTTATTCGTATTAAGGGCACTCCAAACGCAAAGGAGATTCTAGGATATCCGCCACCTCTGGACACTGCTACACGCTTGACACGTTATTGCATTCGCCTTAGGGAAATAGAATATATCGCGATTTTTGAGCTTCTCTCATCGTGGCGATATGAGGTAAGCAAAGGTAAGCAAAGGCAATCTATGAATACTTTAATCAAAATTCAAGAAATGATAAGATAG
- a CDS encoding RNB domain-containing ribonuclease: MIYFYALIANSTRLCRIPKSFTSALEHCRELGILEERDNIISLKPNLLIGVIDVSPTHRYFLKSLNNTHSEDFLIEQNKRISRAKKGVKKKKDIQPPLALAKNDIVLAKITKKGKARFISVLYRAKPFAIATLTEKGGKIQAYELHTQACIPLKVSQKSLRALPPQCVVKVEKASGDIVEVFGVLNDARIDEYIALDTAKSTNFSAESLQTAGAFGDEVCANMYPHRVNLSHLPFCVIDPENARDHDDAIYFDGKTRTLYVAIADVSEYVSIESSLDKEARERGFSLYFPHKVLPMLPFDLSSGICSLKQDCLRLAMVWQIKLDKNAQICESNLFEALISAKANVSYGCVEVFLHENNIFTQSYADSQHSLESALSTTARTSRKTKQKSALPKEIQKWLLAYMPYAQKLKAQRLQKGYEFHTKDITLELDDMGQVRDVRVLKHTLAHSIIEESMLLANKESAKMLESNAPKALFRIHPQPKRTKALLCELEDLGFTLPPTKQLHEIISTLQAECDESLRETLDSLLIKSLSKATYNTHNIGHFGLGFECYTHFTSPIRRYSDIIVHRILKAILHKQKNIDFLTRDLEIISTMLNAQEKHFTHIEHKFFMLKMCRLCEELLAKGRIITQGIVIDELSHCIALEKLPQAKITLDCSLKRFSRVNIEIVDVDLAKGSIYARVI; encoded by the coding sequence ATGATTTATTTTTACGCACTTATTGCAAATTCCACGCGCCTTTGTCGTATTCCAAAATCCTTTACGAGCGCACTAGAGCATTGTAGAGAGCTTGGCATACTAGAAGAGCGTGACAACATTATCTCCTTAAAACCCAATCTACTCATAGGTGTTATTGATGTTTCTCCAACCCATCGATACTTCCTCAAAAGCCTCAACAACACGCATAGCGAAGATTTCCTCATAGAGCAAAATAAACGCATAAGCAGGGCAAAAAAAGGTGTGAAAAAGAAAAAGGATATTCAACCACCCCTAGCTCTTGCAAAAAATGATATTGTCCTTGCTAAAATCACAAAAAAAGGCAAGGCGCGATTTATTAGTGTCCTCTATCGTGCGAAACCCTTTGCCATAGCCACACTTACGGAAAAGGGAGGCAAGATACAAGCCTATGAGCTTCATACACAAGCTTGTATCCCGCTCAAAGTCTCTCAAAAATCCCTCCGCGCCCTGCCACCTCAATGTGTAGTAAAAGTAGAAAAAGCAAGCGGCGATATTGTGGAGGTTTTTGGCGTCCTCAATGATGCGAGAATTGACGAGTATATCGCGCTAGATACCGCAAAAAGCACAAATTTTAGTGCAGAATCTTTGCAAACTGCTGGGGCTTTTGGCGATGAAGTATGCGCGAATATGTATCCACATCGTGTGAATCTAAGCCATTTGCCTTTTTGTGTGATAGACCCAGAGAATGCACGCGACCACGATGATGCGATTTATTTTGATGGCAAGACTCGCACACTCTATGTTGCAATCGCCGATGTGAGTGAGTATGTTAGCATAGAAAGCAGTCTAGACAAAGAGGCTCGGGAGCGAGGATTTAGCCTCTATTTCCCGCATAAAGTGCTACCTATGCTGCCTTTTGACTTAAGCAGTGGAATTTGCTCGTTAAAGCAAGATTGTCTCCGCCTTGCAATGGTGTGGCAAATAAAGCTCGACAAAAACGCGCAAATATGTGAATCTAACCTTTTTGAGGCACTCATCAGTGCTAAAGCAAATGTCAGCTATGGATGTGTAGAGGTATTTTTGCACGAAAATAATATTTTTACACAATCCTACGCAGATTCTCAACATTCTTTAGAATCCGCACTCTCCACCACCGCTCGCACATCACGCAAGACAAAGCAAAAATCAGCCTTACCAAAGGAGATTCAAAAATGGCTTCTTGCATATATGCCCTATGCGCAAAAGCTCAAGGCACAAAGACTACAAAAGGGCTATGAATTTCACACAAAAGATATTACCCTTGAGCTTGATGATATGGGGCAAGTGCGCGATGTGCGCGTATTGAAGCACACACTCGCCCATAGTATCATTGAAGAATCAATGCTTTTAGCCAACAAAGAGAGTGCAAAGATGTTAGAATCTAACGCACCTAAGGCACTTTTTAGAATCCACCCACAGCCAAAACGCACTAAGGCACTTTTGTGCGAGTTAGAGGATTTAGGATTCACACTCCCGCCGACAAAACAGCTTCACGAGATTATTTCCACTCTACAAGCAGAATGTGATGAATCTTTACGAGAGACGCTTGATTCACTGCTTATTAAGTCTCTATCAAAAGCCACCTATAATACGCATAATATTGGACATTTTGGTTTGGGTTTTGAATGCTATACGCATTTTACCTCGCCCATTCGCCGATATAGCGATATTATCGTGCATAGAATCTTAAAGGCTATATTGCATAAGCAAAAAAATATAGATTTCCTCACACGCGATTTAGAGATCATAAGCACTATGCTAAATGCACAAGAAAAGCATTTCACACACATCGAGCATAAATTTTTTATGCTCAAAATGTGCCGTTTGTGCGAGGAGCTTTTGGCAAAGGGGCGCATTATTACCCAAGGCATTGTGATTGATGAGCTATCTCACTGCATTGCGCTAGAAAAGCTCCCACAGGCTAAAATCACGCTTGATTGTTCCTTGAAACGATTTAGCAGAGTGAATATTGAAATTGTAGATGTGGATTTAGCAAAAGGAAGCATTTATGCGAGGGTAATATAA
- a CDS encoding metallophosphoesterase: MNFNITEDIFLISDSHFGHKAVLKREPSRLQYAKACKYDDFYALHRDLWNKAVGKKDNVLHLGDLYFDGGLPYLKDLKGTKTLVIGNNDIKTFQKLKDFKSWYVQKGLRLNIAQKDRVLYTLQSEFGKARLKDDIYVNAIVQDIAGERIMFSHFPVFNRKTNDRFSESRDILDRLFKLADCSLNIHGHIHSRQCEHSFCFNVSCEQLGFAPKRLSEILKLWRYKIHI; encoded by the coding sequence ATGAATTTTAATATTACAGAGGATATTTTTCTCATCTCCGATAGTCATTTTGGACATAAAGCTGTGCTAAAACGCGAACCATCGCGTTTGCAATATGCAAAGGCTTGTAAATATGATGATTTTTATGCGCTGCATAGGGATTTATGGAATAAGGCGGTGGGCAAAAAGGATAATGTGCTCCATTTGGGAGATTTGTATTTTGATGGAGGACTACCCTATCTCAAAGACCTAAAAGGCACAAAAACGCTCGTTATAGGTAATAACGACATTAAAACATTTCAAAAACTTAAGGACTTTAAGAGTTGGTATGTACAAAAGGGCTTGAGGCTCAATATCGCACAAAAAGATCGGGTTTTATACACACTTCAAAGCGAATTTGGCAAAGCAAGACTTAAAGATGATATATATGTAAATGCTATCGTGCAAGACATTGCTGGTGAGCGCATTATGTTTTCGCATTTTCCGGTGTTTAATCGCAAGACAAACGACCGCTTTAGTGAATCTCGCGACATACTCGATAGACTTTTTAAACTCGCTGATTGTTCTCTCAATATTCACGGGCATATCCACTCGCGCCAGTGCGAACATTCCTTTTGTTTCAATGTGAGCTGCGAACAGCTAGGCTTTGCACCAAAGCGACTAAGTGAGATTCTAAAATTATGGCGATATAAGATTCACATCTAA
- a CDS encoding M99 family carboxypeptidase catalytic domain-containing protein encodes MRIFLKNIIIVFCFFCAALHAENLVRDFALYKINEGDKRAPTLLLMGGIHGNEPGAYYATDVFMRHYKITKGSVWVVPVVNPHSMFANVRGLYGDMNRKFAALAPTDPDYKNIQKIKELLHSPEIDISLHLHDGSGYWRPTYISSLLNPLRWGNCSVIDQATLEGAKYGNLKSYVSQMVADINEHILAPIHRYHLHNTHTEAKNDTEQLKALTFYSLSLGKPALTNEASKELDLPTRVYYHLHSIESLLGQLGISFMRDFTLDVDSIKPLVSPKGLEAQINNLITLPLESLRPHITYFPLPKNTSLKHINLQSESHLLGLLSLNQAQTQVALKHGSHTLSTLIPEYRSFDSSLKEIGIKINGERRVVPIGSLIYLDENENIEFESLGDYRVNVIGFVLPNQSSNAPNESNVKIYKKDLLPKYSLDTTAKTFRAEFYRGEAFSGMITFSFDTPKPKAQPTFVAIHYTPATTQKDSVKVSQVIAQNTITRDTKAQSTAKEYLNKPEHKITSKETTQSIATKDNTKEIVSKESLSKNAQDSIYFVKSEKGVNVRTQGNTNAQIIVKLPQGTRVNLIEGGKWSKVSFTYHSIHNKEGYIITSALTQTEPQTTTSKTQEVALSSAKHIKDSKPIDSKNVTSQDAKLTESSNEIKQTPNAKVKVSIALVRNAPSMTGAVVAKAPLGRQMRIVDLSADKKWAKIHYIFHSDNGTREISGYVARHLLSPLENTNER; translated from the coding sequence ATGCGCATTTTTCTTAAAAATATCATCATTGTCTTTTGTTTCTTTTGTGCTGCGCTCCACGCAGAAAATCTCGTGCGTGATTTTGCACTCTATAAGATCAATGAAGGCGACAAAAGAGCCCCTACCCTGCTTTTAATGGGTGGAATTCACGGCAATGAGCCGGGTGCATATTATGCCACCGATGTTTTTATGCGTCATTACAAAATCACAAAGGGTAGTGTGTGGGTTGTGCCTGTTGTTAATCCTCATAGTATGTTTGCAAATGTGCGTGGTTTGTATGGTGATATGAATCGCAAGTTTGCCGCACTCGCTCCAACTGACCCTGATTATAAAAATATACAAAAAATTAAGGAGCTACTCCATAGCCCAGAAATCGATATTTCCTTGCATTTGCACGATGGGAGCGGGTATTGGCGTCCTACTTATATTAGTTCCTTGCTTAATCCCTTGCGTTGGGGGAATTGCTCCGTAATCGACCAAGCAACACTAGAGGGCGCAAAATATGGGAATCTGAAATCCTATGTGTCTCAAATGGTAGCAGATATTAACGAGCATATTTTAGCTCCCATTCATCGCTACCACCTACATAATACGCACACAGAGGCAAAAAACGATACAGAACAACTCAAAGCCCTCACTTTCTATTCCCTCTCACTTGGCAAACCTGCCCTTACAAATGAGGCGAGCAAAGAGCTTGATTTACCCACACGCGTGTATTATCATCTGCATTCTATCGAATCTTTGCTAGGGCAGCTAGGCATTAGCTTTATGCGCGACTTTACGCTTGATGTAGATTCTATAAAACCGCTTGTCTCGCCCAAAGGTTTGGAGGCGCAAATTAATAATCTCATCACCCTGCCATTAGAATCTTTGCGCCCACACATCACCTATTTTCCACTCCCAAAAAACACCTCACTCAAACATATTAATTTACAGAGTGAGAGCCATTTGCTTGGCTTACTTTCACTCAATCAAGCGCAAACTCAAGTTGCCCTCAAACACGGCTCACACACACTTAGCACTTTGATACCAGAGTATCGTAGCTTTGATAGTAGTCTTAAAGAAATTGGTATAAAAATCAACGGGGAAAGGCGCGTAGTCCCCATAGGATCGCTTATCTACCTTGATGAGAATGAAAACATAGAATTTGAATCTTTAGGAGATTATCGCGTAAATGTGATTGGCTTCGTCCTACCAAACCAAAGCAGCAATGCGCCCAATGAAAGCAATGTGAAAATCTATAAAAAAGACTTGCTTCCTAAATACAGCCTTGATACCACCGCAAAAACCTTTCGCGCAGAATTTTATCGCGGGGAAGCCTTTAGCGGTATGATTACATTTTCTTTTGATACACCAAAACCCAAAGCACAGCCCACCTTTGTCGCCATACACTACACCCCCGCGACCACTCAAAAGGATTCTGTAAAAGTCTCTCAAGTTATAGCACAAAACACAATCACACGAGATACCAAAGCCCAAAGCACAGCCAAAGAGTATCTAAACAAGCCAGAGCATAAAATCACAAGCAAAGAAACCACGCAAAGCATTGCCACCAAAGACAACACCAAAGAAATTGTGAGTAAAGAATCTTTAAGCAAAAACGCGCAGGATTCTATATATTTTGTCAAAAGCGAAAAAGGCGTAAATGTGCGCACACAAGGCAATACAAACGCACAAATCATTGTCAAGCTCCCACAAGGGACGCGTGTGAATCTTATAGAGGGCGGCAAGTGGAGTAAGGTTTCATTTACATATCATAGCATACACAATAAAGAGGGTTATATCATTACGAGCGCACTCACACAGACAGAGCCACAAACTACAACATCTAAAACGCAAGAAGTCGCCCTATCAAGCGCAAAACACATCAAAGATTCAAAACCTATAGATTCTAAAAATGTAACCTCGCAAGATGCTAAACTTACAGAATCTAGCAATGAGATAAAACAAACCCCGAATGCAAAAGTAAAGGTAAGTATTGCACTCGTGCGCAATGCCCCATCAATGACAGGTGCAGTAGTAGCGAAAGCCCCGCTTGGTCGGCAAATGCGTATTGTTGATTTAAGCGCAGACAAAAAATGGGCTAAGATTCACTATATCTTTCATAGCGACAATGGCACACGCGAAATCAGTGGCTATGTCGCTAGACATCTCCTATCTCCGCTTGAAAACACAAATGAGAGGTAA
- the glyQ gene encoding glycine--tRNA ligase subunit alpha yields the protein MLSFSNILLKLQEFWKNQGCLIVQPYDIPAGAGTFHPATLLRSLDSKPWSVAYVAPSRRPTDGRYGENPNRLGSYYQFQVLIKPSPDKIQELYLQSLESLGLDLRAHDVRFVEDNWESPTLGAWGLGWEVWLDGMEVTQFTYFQQVGGIPCSPVAVEITYGVERLAMYIQGVENIFDIRWNDFENAAPMSYADVHLQGEYEFSKYHFEIADTQMLFSLFNQYAKEAQNCLQARIPLVAYDYTMFASHSFNVLDARGVISVAQRQDYILQIRELAKACALLYKEMEEERNQKLEKAKGA from the coding sequence ATGCTAAGCTTTTCAAATATTTTATTAAAGCTACAAGAATTTTGGAAAAATCAAGGTTGCCTCATCGTGCAACCCTATGATATTCCCGCAGGAGCGGGGACATTTCACCCGGCAACTTTATTAAGGAGCTTAGATTCTAAGCCGTGGAGTGTAGCCTATGTCGCGCCCTCACGCCGCCCCACAGACGGACGCTACGGAGAGAATCCAAATCGCTTAGGAAGTTATTATCAATTTCAAGTGCTTATCAAGCCAAGCCCGGATAAGATTCAGGAGCTATATTTGCAGAGTCTTGAATCCTTGGGATTAGATTTACGCGCTCACGATGTGCGCTTTGTAGAGGATAATTGGGAATCCCCAACACTAGGCGCGTGGGGGCTTGGCTGGGAAGTATGGCTTGATGGTATGGAAGTAACGCAATTCACATATTTTCAACAAGTAGGTGGGATACCCTGCTCACCTGTGGCGGTAGAAATTACCTATGGTGTGGAACGATTAGCAATGTATATTCAAGGAGTAGAAAACATCTTTGATATAAGGTGGAATGACTTTGAAAATGCTGCACCTATGTCATATGCTGATGTACATTTACAAGGTGAATATGAGTTTTCTAAATATCATTTTGAAATTGCCGATACACAAATGCTTTTTTCACTCTTTAATCAATATGCAAAGGAAGCACAAAACTGCCTACAAGCGAGAATCCCGCTTGTTGCGTATGATTATACGATGTTTGCAAGTCATAGCTTTAATGTCCTTGACGCAAGAGGCGTTATCTCTGTCGCACAAAGACAAGATTATATTTTGCAAATACGCGAGCTTGCTAAAGCCTGTGCCTTGCTATATAAAGAAATGGAAGAAGAAAGAAATCAAAAGCTAGAGAAAGCTAAGGGAGCATGA
- a CDS encoding damage-control phosphatase ARMT1 family protein has product MIATNACFSCLQSQVDNLCAMLQMDSKTIRQNIDSVLENAKGRGLMPPQIAIDVYESFRHSTHLSDPFAEIKKESIAQATKIVQSLLSTYPAPILEIGKDVDSKQNLESQQKANCIVKSACESFTLESPTESTTNFSADSIFKRLNWAVRVAILGNVIDYGSQHSFDFAQGDFSFHTINFARFDLELFISRLNSAQTLLYIADNAGENLFDEVLLQSLKSIYPHLQIFYATRGEPIINDLTITDLAHPLAQNIQKYCTLLDSGVRSPGFVYAGANAQTRGIYDNADVILAKGMGNFECLNTQKDERLFLLFKVKCDVVAQYCDVEKGRMMFIHNRTTKE; this is encoded by the coding sequence ATGATAGCGACTAATGCGTGTTTTAGCTGTTTGCAATCCCAAGTAGATAATCTCTGCGCTATGTTGCAAATGGATAGCAAAACTATTCGACAAAACATAGATAGTGTGCTTGAAAATGCTAAGGGGCGAGGGCTTATGCCACCTCAAATCGCTATTGATGTGTATGAATCCTTTCGACATAGCACACATTTAAGCGACCCATTTGCAGAGATAAAAAAAGAGAGTATAGCTCAAGCTACTAAAATCGTGCAAAGCCTCCTTAGCACCTATCCTGCGCCGATTTTAGAGATAGGTAAAGATGTAGATTCTAAACAGAATTTAGAATCCCAACAGAAAGCAAATTGTATTGTCAAATCTGCGTGTGAAAGCTTCACCTTAGAATCTCCCACAGAATCTACCACAAACTTCAGCGCAGATTCTATTTTTAAAAGACTTAATTGGGCGGTGCGCGTGGCGATTTTAGGCAATGTGATTGATTATGGCTCACAGCATAGCTTTGATTTCGCGCAAGGCGACTTTAGCTTTCATACTATTAATTTTGCGCGTTTTGATTTAGAGCTGTTTATCTCTAGGCTCAATAGCGCGCAAACTCTCCTTTATATCGCTGATAATGCGGGGGAAAATCTCTTTGATGAGGTGCTACTTCAATCACTTAAAAGCATTTATCCACATTTACAGATTTTCTATGCCACGCGCGGAGAACCTATTATCAATGACTTGACTATTACAGATTTAGCTCACCCTTTAGCACAAAACATACAAAAATATTGCACTTTGCTTGATAGTGGCGTAAGAAGCCCGGGCTTTGTCTATGCGGGAGCAAACGCGCAAACACGGGGTATTTATGATAATGCCGATGTAATTTTAGCAAAGGGAATGGGGAATTTTGAATGTCTCAATACCCAAAAAGATGAACGTCTTTTCTTGCTTTTTAAAGTCAAATGCGATGTGGTGGCGCAATACTGCGATGTGGAAAAAGGCAGAATGATGTTTATCCACAATCGCACAACAAAGGAGTAG
- a CDS encoding DUF3972 domain-containing protein: MENATTWVELEEFVKLSGLDEAKITELISEGSIKSKKDGEKTFVDATSGVGALVKKVESNLVSADMSGKELDPVFVEKTISTILGLHDKVISAKDETISAFKNENSFLKDALISMQEVYDDDKKTMETLRLELEKAREEIEFMKRKYRLMWGKVANMTETK; the protein is encoded by the coding sequence ATGGAGAATGCAACGACTTGGGTTGAGTTAGAAGAGTTTGTAAAACTCTCTGGCTTAGATGAAGCCAAAATCACGGAACTCATTAGCGAAGGAAGCATCAAAAGCAAAAAAGACGGAGAAAAAACCTTTGTCGATGCGACTTCTGGCGTGGGTGCGCTCGTGAAAAAAGTAGAATCTAATCTCGTCTCTGCTGATATGAGTGGCAAGGAGCTAGACCCTGTTTTTGTTGAAAAAACAATCTCTACGATTTTAGGGCTACACGATAAAGTCATCTCGGCAAAAGATGAAACCATAAGTGCTTTTAAAAATGAAAATAGCTTCCTCAAGGATGCGCTTATTTCTATGCAAGAAGTCTATGATGATGATAAAAAAACAATGGAAACCCTACGTTTAGAACTTGAAAAAGCGCGTGAGGAAATAGAATTTATGAAGCGAAAATATCGCCTAATGTGGGGTAAAGTCGCTAATATGACCGAGACAAAATGA
- the purE gene encoding 5-(carboxyamino)imidazole ribonucleotide mutase, which produces MDFVSVIMGSKSDWNVMSECIEVFKKFDVAYEVIISSAHRSPERTKSYIKDAQSRGAQVFIGAAGMAAHLAGAIASQTCKPVIGVPLSGGALDGLDALLSTVQMPSSMPVATVSIGKAGAINAAHLAMQILSLKNDELAGKLIEDRVMKAKKVELDSAEIEVRRG; this is translated from the coding sequence ATGGATTTTGTAAGTGTCATTATGGGAAGCAAAAGCGATTGGAATGTAATGAGTGAGTGCATAGAGGTTTTTAAAAAATTTGATGTCGCCTATGAAGTCATCATTAGTTCAGCTCATCGCTCACCCGAGCGCACAAAATCCTACATCAAAGACGCACAATCTCGCGGGGCGCAAGTTTTTATTGGGGCAGCGGGTATGGCAGCACATTTAGCAGGAGCGATTGCCTCACAAACTTGCAAACCTGTTATAGGTGTGCCCTTAAGTGGTGGTGCGCTTGATGGGCTTGATGCACTTTTATCCACCGTGCAAATGCCTAGCTCTATGCCTGTAGCAACGGTAAGTATTGGTAAAGCCGGAGCGATAAACGCAGCGCATTTAGCTATGCAAATCTTAAGCCTTAAAAATGATGAGCTTGCGGGAAAACTTATAGAAGACCGCGTGATGAAAGCAAAAAAAGTCGAGTTAGATTCTGCTGAAATTGAGGTGAGGAGGGGCTAA